One window from the genome of Candoia aspera isolate rCanAsp1 chromosome 15, rCanAsp1.hap2, whole genome shotgun sequence encodes:
- the DDX54 gene encoding ATP-dependent RNA helicase DDX54, whose translation MAPAFFSGRRRKRQRRCKSREHDEEQDCEIPELALPKSDAASDVELDTQEMVRAQNKKKKKSGGFQSMGLSYPVFKGIMKKGYKIPTPIQRKTIPLILDSKDVVAMARTGSGKTACFLIPMLEKLKAHSAKTGARALILSPTRELALQTLKFTKELGRFTGLKTALVLGGDRMEDQFAALHENPDIIIATPGRLVHVAVEMKLKLHSVEYVVFDEADRLFEMGFAEQLKEILSRLPDGRQTVLFSATLPKLLVEFAQAGLTEPVLIRLDVESKLSEQLKLSFYHVRADDKPALLLYLLRTVVKPQDQTIVFVATKHHTEYLKELLTMQGVNCAQVYSSLDQTARKINIGKFTHGKCSVLIVTDLAARGIDIPLLDNVINYSFPAKPKLFLHRVGRVARAGRSGTAYSLVAPDETPYVFDLHLFLGRPLVLASPHQKPTDLDGVFGRVPQVIIDDEESLLQTDHERSLELQNLRCVSDNAQKQYQKSRPSPSLESIKRVKEMEFSLLGIHPLFSLRFEEDEMARLKFVDSIKTYRSKATIFEINATNKTPASDIMRAKRIRDRQFVDRHQRRQEERLSLAAMKAQELAVPEEQLEDGEDHIQEVFSSVVGKKRKHLPSESRMGKKRKLSAQEEEKFYIPYRPKDFASERGLCVGGEGTAFEQQASAVVLDLMGDENQNLNKGKKLFKWDRKRKRFVGQTGQEDKKKIRTESGTYISSSYKTNVYEKWKKRNKIDEQDSDTELGGDQRSRKRQKGRGSHPASFSEKGRVRSELKTKEQIFKQRRKMSKQRFLQSGGLKRLKSRNRRRVQELRQMAFGRRTAKKGKLRKRM comes from the exons ATGGCCCCGGCTTTCTTCTCCGGGCGGAGGAGGAAAAGGCAGCGGCGGTGCAAAAGCCGGGAGCACGACGAGGAGCAG GACTGCGAAATTCCAGAGCTGGCTTTACCCAAGTCTGATGCTGCTTCTGATGTTGAGCTCGACACCCAGGAAATGGTTCGTGCccagaacaagaaaaagaagaaatcaggAGGTTTTCAATCCATGG GTCTCAGCTATCCAGTGTTCAAAGGAATTATGAAAAAAGGATACAAAATACCTACCCCCATCCAGAGGAAG ACCATTCCTCTGATCCTGGACAGCAAGGATGTGGTGGCGATGGCGAGGACTGGGAGCGGAAAGACGGCTTGTTTTCTGATTCCCATGCTGGAGAAGTTGAAAGCCCACAGCGCCAAGACAGGAGCGCGAGCTCTCATCCTATCCCCAACCCGAGAGCTTGCTTTGCAGACTCTTAAATTCACCAAGGAG CTGGGTCGATTTACTGGCTTAAAAACTGCCCTGGTTCTTGGAGGAGACAG GATGGAAGACCAGTTTGCAGCCCTGCATGAAAACCCCGATAT AATCATTGCGACTCCTGGTCGGCTGGTGCACGTGGCGGTAGAGATGAAGCTGAAGCTGCACAGTGTGGAGTACGTGGTGTTTGACGAAGCAGACAG GTTGTTTGAGATGGGCTTTGCAGAACAGCTGAAGGAGATCCTCTCGAGGCTTCCTGATGGTCGCCAGACAGTTCTGTTTTCTGCCACCCTGCCTAAACTTCTTGTGGAGTTCGCTCAAGCTG GCCTCACAGAGCCGGTGTTAATCCGGCTGGATGTGGAGTCCAAGCTGAGTGAGCAACTCAAG CTCTCATTCTACCACGTGCGTGCTGATGACAAGCCGGCCCTTCTCTTGTATCTGCTGAGGACGGTGGTAAAGCCACAAGACCAGACCATTGTGTTCGTGGCCACCAAACATCACACAGAATATCTGAAAGAG CTGCTGACGATGCAGGGGGTGAACTGCGCACAGGTATATAGTTCTCTGGATCAGACCGCTCGCAAAATCAACATCGGCAAGTTCACCCATGGCAAATGCTCCGTGCTGATTGTCACTGATCTGGCTGCCCGGGGGATTGATATCCCCCTTCTGGATAATGTGATTAACTACAGCTTCCCAGCCAAGCCCAAGCTTTTTCTGCACCGCGTCG GCAGAGTGGCCCGTGCAGGGAGGAGTGGCACGGCCTACTCCCTTGTGGCCCCAGATGAGACCCCATACGTTTTTGATCTGCATCTGTTTTTGGGCCGGCCTCTGGTCCTTGCCAGTCCTCATCAGAAGCCCACAG ACTTAGATGGTGTTTTTGGCCGTGTTCCTCAGGTCATCATCGATGACGAGGAAAGCTTGCTACAGACTGACCATGAGCGTTCCCTTGAGCTGCAGAACCTCCGTTGTGTCTCTGATAATGCCCAAAAGCAGTACCAGAAATCCCGGCCAAGTCCCTCCCTGGAATCCATCAAGAGGGTCAAAGAAATGGAATTCAGCCTTTTAGGGATCCATCCCTTGTTCA gtTTGCGCTTTGAGGAGGATGAGATGGCACGGCTGAAATTTGTGGACAGCATCAAAACGTATCGTTCTAAAGCA ACTATCTTTGAAATTAATGCCACCAACAAAACCCCGGCCAGTGACATCATGCGGGCCAAACGGATCCGCGACCGACAGTTCGTCGACCGGCACCAACGGAGGCAGGAGGAAAGGTTGTCCTTGGCTGCTATGAAAGCTCAAGAGCTGGCTGTCCCAGAAGAACAGTTGGAAGATGGAGAAGACCACATTCAG GAGGTCTTCTCCAGCGTGGTGGGAAAGAAACGAAAGCATCTTCCATCAGAAAGTaggatggggaagaaaaggaaactctcagcacaggaggaggagaagttttACATCCCTTACCGACCCAAGGATTTTGCTTCAGAGCGTGG GCTCTGTGTAGGCGGGGAAGGCACCGCCTTTGAACAGCAGGCGTCTGCAGTGGTCCTCGACTTAATGGGGGACGAGAACCAGAATCTGAACAAGGGCAAAAAACTCTTCAAATG GGATCGGAAGCGGAAACGGTTTGTCGGGCAAACGGGTCAGGAGGATAAGAAGAAGATCCGGACCGAAAGTGGCACCTACATCAGCAGTTCCTACAAAACCAATGT TTatgagaaatggaaaaagagaaataagatTGATGAACAGGATTCCGACACGGAGCTCGGTGGCGATCAGAGGAGCCGGAAGAGGCAGAAGGGCAGAG